From one Lycium barbarum isolate Lr01 chromosome 6, ASM1917538v2, whole genome shotgun sequence genomic stretch:
- the LOC132598954 gene encoding uncharacterized protein LOC132598954, translating to MVSKHHYTRVDTLELRDLICRKIGQQRAEKYFNELSRFFSSKLSKVDFDKSCIRTIGRENIHLHNRLLLSIVKNASLSKVPPPKPKKVDESLSIKVGNGYQRSCLQSLYGDAFPSSPRKTRSPVSRDRRLRDRPSPLGPLGKSPITCEEAAPRIQEQQSATELHSLGSRPPVEVASVEDGEEVEQFVGSPGIQSRSLVTAPLGISVNVGGARKTLHSGSVYNFSLETCQSHRELPDSRSLKSRLEQKLESEGLGISLDCANLLNNSLDAFLKRLIEPCIGLAGSRHTNEHIRRRNGQILPGWYGQFPGNYTKRQTKSSCVSMLDFRVAMEINPRILGGDWSTLLEKVCASASE from the coding sequence ATGGTGAGCAAGCACCATTATACTCGAGTTGATACATTAGAGCTGAGAGATCTGATATGTAGGAAGATTGGGCAGCAGAGAGCTGAAAAGTACTTCAATGAGCTTAGTAGATTTTTCAGTTCAAAGCTGAGCAAGGTTGACTTCGATAAGTCTTGCATTCGAACTATTGGGAGAGAGAATATCCACCTACATAATCGTCTCCTTCTCTCCATTGTGAAAAATGCCTCTTTGTCTAAGGTTCCTCCACCAAAACCTAAAAAGGTTGATGAATCTCTCAGCATCAAGGTCGGGAATGGTTACCAAAGAAGTTGTCTACAGTCGCTCTATGGTGATGCATTTCCCTCATCACCTCGCAAAACCAGGTCTCCAGTTAGTAGGGACAGAAGGTTGCGGGACCGTCCAAGTCCTCTTGGACCACTTGGGAAGAGCCCTATAACTTGTGAAGAAGCAGCACCGAGGATACAAGAACAGCAAAGTGCCACGGAATTGCATTCTCTTGGTAGCAGACCTCCAGTTGAAGTTGCATCTGTAGAAGATGGGGAAGAAGTTGAACAATTTGTTGGAAGTCCAGGCATTCAAAGCAGAAGCCTCGTCACTGCCCCTCTCGGAATTTCTGTGAATGTTGGTGGTGCTCGGAAAACTCTCCATAGTGGATCTGTGTACAACTTTAGTCTGGAGACTTGTCAAAGCCATAGAGAATTGCCTGATAGTAGATCGTTAAAAAGCCGTTTGGAGCAGAAGTTAGAGTCAGAGGGGCTTGGCATATCATTGGACTGTGCTAACCTGCTAAATAATAGTTTAGATGCATTTTTGAAAAGGCTGATTGAACCTTGCATAGGACTGGCTGGCTCTCGACATACAAATGAACATATCAGACGTCGTAATGGCCAAATACTGCCTGGATGGTACGGGCAATTTCCTGGGAATTATACAAAAAGACAAACAAAATCCTCGTGTGTAAGTATGTTGGATTTCCGAGTGGCAATGGAGATAAATCCTCGTATACTTGGGGGAGATTGGTCCACGCTACTTGAGAAGGTCTGTGCGTCTGCTTCAGAATAA